In the genome of Phlebotomus papatasi isolate M1 chromosome 2, Ppap_2.1, whole genome shotgun sequence, one region contains:
- the LOC129801637 gene encoding general odorant-binding protein 67-like codes for MFSFCVILLLIYSVGFLDAEQDSDCFRNRPEITPMECCTLPDLLDPKIIQECRDEFDAEGMEWNGLPAHPPPPPPPPPSQSNKAPPRHRGPPGHHRCWHCFACAQECVFNATELMMDGELDAEKSLEHFIQAASESDSKWSREIIEDAFSACNDKVKIMRDKFEKRAAKRPNSPENEMECSPIPQHLMRCIHGQLYRTCPEGIRVESQECTDLQEYLNNCHGPLEWKKGHRHPE; via the exons ATGTTCTCGTTTTGTGTTATTTTGCTCCTGATTTATTCAGTTGGGTTTTTAGATGCTGAACAGGATTCCGATTGCTTCAGAAATCGTCCTGAAATT ACTCCAATGGAATGTTGCACTCTTCCGGACTTGTTGGACCCCAAGATTATTCAAGAATGTCGAGATGAGTTCGATGCGGAAGGTATGGAATGGAATGGTCTTCCTGCTCATCCTCCTCCACCACCTCCTCCTCCACCATCACAATCCAATAAAGCTCCACCTCGACATCGTGGTCCTCCGGGTCATCATAGATGCTGGCATTGTTTTGCATGTGCCCAAGAATGCGTTTTTAATGCTACAGAACTCATGATGGATGGAGAATTGGATGCTGAAAAATCCCTTGAACATTTCATTCAAGCAGCATCTGAATCTGATTCCAAATGGTCACGAGAAATCATTGAGGATGCATTTAGTGCATGCAATGATAAG GTTAAAATCATGCGtgacaaattcgaaaaaagaGCAGCCAAACGTCCAAACTCACCTGAAAATGAGATGGAATGCAGTCCAATTCCTCAACATCTTATGCGCTGCATACATGGACAGTTGTACAGGACTTGTCCTGAGGGAATCAGGGTAGAAAGCCAAGAGTGCACTGACCTGCAGGAGTACCTAAACAACTGCCACGGACCACTCGAGTGGAAGAAAGGACACAGGCACCCTGAGTAA